The following coding sequences lie in one Xiphias gladius isolate SHS-SW01 ecotype Sanya breed wild chromosome 24, ASM1685928v1, whole genome shotgun sequence genomic window:
- the nup42 gene encoding nucleoporin NUP42: MTICSFFLQGRCRYGEKCWNEHPRGGGRGGGGGGGGGGGYSNNYSRSSGQQQSRGGGGGGGGGGGGGGFGNRVWVNPNQQKGGYIQPSSFSSHGGDDWGRGGGADWGRGGGGGGNDWGREGGGGRRDNSKSSEFSFSAQNRFSALGTPSTFDRGGRGGGEGVTAGDEDDDKKLEIIQMDMEIWESSGQWCFSSYSSSKIPLSGFTDLSPEELRLEYYSTGASGDLQGYVNGVNQLLNQWRSRVQELKVMNPATRAALLAELNNPAPQASSSGFGSVTVTGFGSSTSDFGSKGFGAPAPVPANSFSFSAASGGFGSSAAPTSSTGFGSAIAAPTQPPSGFDSSSAPSASTFSFAAPATNKPAATSGFGSGLGFSFSSTANTGGGFGSGFGTEAPAATGGSSFFGLMSGGFGTTAAPPAAGAGSASGASDSLFSPESKLTPEELNQFKAKRFTLGQIPLKPPPADLLVV; the protein is encoded by the exons ATGACGATATGCAGCTTTTTTCTTCAGGGCCGTTGTCGTTACGGCGAAAAATGCTGGAATGAGCATCCgaggggaggaggcagaggaggaggaggtggaggaggtggtggaggtggatACAGCAACAACTACAGCCGCTCTTCTGGTCAGCAGCAgtccagaggaggaggaggaggaggaggaggaggaggaggaggtggag GTTTTGGGAACAGAGTTTGGGTGAATCCTAACCAGCAAAAAGGAGGCTATATACAGCCTTCATCCTTCTCGTCTCATGGAGGTGATGACTGGGGCCGAGGCGGAGGAGCTGACTGgggtagaggaggtggaggaggagggaatgaCTGGGGCCgtgaaggaggtggagggagaagAGATAACTCGAAGAGCTCCGAATTCAGCTTCTCTGCCCAAAACAGATTTTCAGCGCTTGGTACTCCCAGCACCTttgacagaggaggaagaggaggaggagaaggagtaACAGCTGGTGATGAAGATGACGACAAAAAACT GGAGATCATTCAGATGGACATGGAGATTTGGGAGAGTTCAGGGCAGTGGTGCTTCTCGAGTTATTCTAGCTCCAAGATACCTTTATCTG gTTTCACTGATCTCTCTCCCGAAGAGCTCAGGCTGGAGTATTACTCCACAGGAGCTTCAGGAGATCTGCAGGGCTAT GTTAATGGTGTCAATCAGTTACTCAACCAGTGGAGAAGCAGAGTCCAGGAACTGAAGGTTATGAATCCAGCCACCCGTGCAGCTTTG CTTGCGGAGTTAAACAACCCAGCACCTCAGGCGTCCTCAAGTGGCTTTGGTTCCGTGACAGTGACTGGATTTGGATCCTCTACATCTGACTTTGGAAGCAAAG GCTTTGGGGCTCCAGCACCAGTGCCGGCCAACAGTTTCAGCTTTTCTGCTGCAAGTGGTGGGTTTGGTTCCTCAGCTGCACCAACGTCTTCGACAGGTTTCGGAAGTGCTATAGCAGCTCCCACACAACCTCCCTCTGGATTTgattcctcctctgctccttcgGCTTCAACTTTCTCCTTCGCTGCTCCGGCCACCAACAAACCAGCAGCCACTTCAGGATTTGGCTCCGGCTTGGGGTTCAGCTTCTCCTCCACAGCAAACACCGGAGGAGGATTTGGGAGTGGTTTTGGGACTGAAGCACCTGCTGCAACAGGAGGCAGCAGCTTTTTTGGGCTGATGAGTGGAGGGTTTGGGACAACTGCTGCTCCACCTGCAGCAGGAGCCGGGTCTGCCAGTGGGGCATCGGACAGTCTGTTTTCACCTGAGAGCAAACTGACTCCAGAGGAACTGAATCAGTTCAAGGCTAAACGGTTCACTCTCGGTCAGATTCCTTTGAAACCTCCTCCAGCTGACTTGCTGGTAGTATGA
- the LOC120786672 gene encoding gasdermin-E-like isoform X1, translating into MEQVRSLCAEAMFSKATANFVHQIDPEGSLIHVSRVNDSYKLVPMALVVKRNRIWFWQRPKYQPTDFTLSDLLLGDKVLSPGVCETEFLTYQGTFGDKLSGKLDTKAGSARLTLEGRGTSQLQSCFGKLKKEELDVKKLLRDSSDRLVDMQHVLVQQLEKRAEVLAVVKERILTTNSCSVTQTKKEQCTFQGVLGLLGMLGSSVKVCAKDGNNIEMDSDVSLEIPSGTVIAYSILELEIKKNGHYDICLQPGTIGGFEADSTAMSWPSHDSLNAVDSMCNRSQEMDLSPLAELPQLTQHALFKKLRETMRDRAALSYLQCVLEDLCSGEKLDIAKQEEERKPVSARLDRPSSGSHTERTQSAGAAHLIAAHLLVSAMEELPDETLSLLSESRADFLEAFDTLMCSLKNSSGPLSIQCLPVLLQDNQAFQLAEQLLSSINVTLKRNFARLWTETGDKTGVLLLLLCVSIHGLSLLCNGLK; encoded by the exons TCCTTGTGTGCTGAAGCCATGTTTTCCAAGGCCACTGCCAACTTCGTCCATCAGATTGACCCAGAGGGAAGCCTCATCCATGTGTCACGAGTGAATGACTCATACAAACTGGTTCCCATGGCGCTTGTCGTCAAACGCAACCGGATCTGGTTCTGGCAAAGGCCAAAGTACCAACCGACAGATTTCACTCTAAGCGACTTGCTGCTGGGCGACAAGGTGCTCAGTCCTG GAGTGTGTGAGACAGAATTTCTGACCTACCAGGGGACGTTTGGAGACAAACTCTCTGGGAAGCTGGACACCAAGGCTGGCTCTGCCAGACTCACACTGGAGGGCCGGGGCACTTCCCAGCTCCAATCATGTTTTGGCAAGTTGAAGAAAGAGGAACTGGACGTGAAGAAACTGCTACGTGACTCCAGCGATAg GCTGGTGGACATGCAGCACGTGCTGGTGCAGCAGCTGGAGAAACGGGCCGAGGTGCTGGCCGTGGTGAAGGAGAGGATCCTCACCACCAACTCCTGCTCCGTCACCCAGACGAAAAAGGAGCAGTGCACCTTTCAGGGGGTGCTCGGGCTGTTGGGCATGCTGGGGAGCTCTGTTAAG GTGTGTGCGAAGGACGGCAACAACATTGAGATGGACAGTGACGTTTCTTTGGAGATCCCCTCTGGTACAGTCATTGCGTACAGCATCCTGGAActagagattaaaaaaaatggacattatG atATATGCCTGCAGCCTGGCACCATAGGAGGCTTTGAGGCGGACTCAACTGCTATGTCCTGGCCATCCCATGACTCCTTGAATGCGGTGGACAGCATGTGCAATA GATCACAGGAGATGGACTTGTCTCCACTGGCAGAGCTCCCCCAGCTAACTCAACATGCATTGTTCAAGAAGCTCCGAGAGACAATGAGGGACAGAGCTGCCCTGTCATATCTGCAGTGTGTG CTGGAGGACTTGTGCAGTGGTGAAAAACTTGACATTGCCaagcaagaggaagagagaaaaccaGTGTCAGCCAGACTGGACCGACCCAGCTCAGGCAGTCATACTGAGCGCACCCAGTCTGCCGGTGCTGCTCACCTAATTGCAGCTCACCTGTTGGTCAGTGCTATGGAAG AGTTGCCTGATGAAACTCTGAGCCTCCTGAGCGAGAGCCGTGCGGATTTTCTGGAGGCCTTCGACACACTG ATGTGCAGTTTAAAGAACAGCAGCGGGCCTCTCTCCATCCAGTGTCTCCCAGTCCTGCTGCAGGACAACCAAGCGTTCCAACTGGCAGAACAGCTGCTCAGCTCCATCAATGTGACGCTGAAGAGAAACTTCGCCAGGCTGTGGACGGAGACAGGAGACAAAACAGGAGTTCTCCTTTTGCTCCTTTGCGTCAGCATACATGGATTGTCTTTGCTGTGTAATGGACTGAAGTAG
- the LOC120786672 gene encoding gasdermin-E-like isoform X2, whose translation MFSKATANFVHQIDPEGSLIHVSRVNDSYKLVPMALVVKRNRIWFWQRPKYQPTDFTLSDLLLGDKVLSPGVCETEFLTYQGTFGDKLSGKLDTKAGSARLTLEGRGTSQLQSCFGKLKKEELDVKKLLRDSSDRLVDMQHVLVQQLEKRAEVLAVVKERILTTNSCSVTQTKKEQCTFQGVLGLLGMLGSSVKVCAKDGNNIEMDSDVSLEIPSGTVIAYSILELEIKKNGHYDICLQPGTIGGFEADSTAMSWPSHDSLNAVDSMCNRSQEMDLSPLAELPQLTQHALFKKLRETMRDRAALSYLQCVLEDLCSGEKLDIAKQEEERKPVSARLDRPSSGSHTERTQSAGAAHLIAAHLLVSAMEELPDETLSLLSESRADFLEAFDTLMCSLKNSSGPLSIQCLPVLLQDNQAFQLAEQLLSSINVTLKRNFARLWTETGDKTGVLLLLLCVSIHGLSLLCNGLK comes from the exons ATGTTTTCCAAGGCCACTGCCAACTTCGTCCATCAGATTGACCCAGAGGGAAGCCTCATCCATGTGTCACGAGTGAATGACTCATACAAACTGGTTCCCATGGCGCTTGTCGTCAAACGCAACCGGATCTGGTTCTGGCAAAGGCCAAAGTACCAACCGACAGATTTCACTCTAAGCGACTTGCTGCTGGGCGACAAGGTGCTCAGTCCTG GAGTGTGTGAGACAGAATTTCTGACCTACCAGGGGACGTTTGGAGACAAACTCTCTGGGAAGCTGGACACCAAGGCTGGCTCTGCCAGACTCACACTGGAGGGCCGGGGCACTTCCCAGCTCCAATCATGTTTTGGCAAGTTGAAGAAAGAGGAACTGGACGTGAAGAAACTGCTACGTGACTCCAGCGATAg GCTGGTGGACATGCAGCACGTGCTGGTGCAGCAGCTGGAGAAACGGGCCGAGGTGCTGGCCGTGGTGAAGGAGAGGATCCTCACCACCAACTCCTGCTCCGTCACCCAGACGAAAAAGGAGCAGTGCACCTTTCAGGGGGTGCTCGGGCTGTTGGGCATGCTGGGGAGCTCTGTTAAG GTGTGTGCGAAGGACGGCAACAACATTGAGATGGACAGTGACGTTTCTTTGGAGATCCCCTCTGGTACAGTCATTGCGTACAGCATCCTGGAActagagattaaaaaaaatggacattatG atATATGCCTGCAGCCTGGCACCATAGGAGGCTTTGAGGCGGACTCAACTGCTATGTCCTGGCCATCCCATGACTCCTTGAATGCGGTGGACAGCATGTGCAATA GATCACAGGAGATGGACTTGTCTCCACTGGCAGAGCTCCCCCAGCTAACTCAACATGCATTGTTCAAGAAGCTCCGAGAGACAATGAGGGACAGAGCTGCCCTGTCATATCTGCAGTGTGTG CTGGAGGACTTGTGCAGTGGTGAAAAACTTGACATTGCCaagcaagaggaagagagaaaaccaGTGTCAGCCAGACTGGACCGACCCAGCTCAGGCAGTCATACTGAGCGCACCCAGTCTGCCGGTGCTGCTCACCTAATTGCAGCTCACCTGTTGGTCAGTGCTATGGAAG AGTTGCCTGATGAAACTCTGAGCCTCCTGAGCGAGAGCCGTGCGGATTTTCTGGAGGCCTTCGACACACTG ATGTGCAGTTTAAAGAACAGCAGCGGGCCTCTCTCCATCCAGTGTCTCCCAGTCCTGCTGCAGGACAACCAAGCGTTCCAACTGGCAGAACAGCTGCTCAGCTCCATCAATGTGACGCTGAAGAGAAACTTCGCCAGGCTGTGGACGGAGACAGGAGACAAAACAGGAGTTCTCCTTTTGCTCCTTTGCGTCAGCATACATGGATTGTCTTTGCTGTGTAATGGACTGAAGTAG